The genomic window ATCAGTCGTCAGTAGTCACGTCAGTTGCGGTCACGTCGGGACTCGTCGCGTCGTCGCCGCCCCAGTCGAACCGCCGCTGGAAGTACAGCGCCACGTTGACCAGCGCCAGGAGGACTGGGACTTCGATGAGCGGGCCGACGACGGTGGCGAACGCGACGCCGGAGCCGACGCCGAACACCGCGACGGCGACGGCGATGGCCAGCTCGAAGTTGTTCGACGCCGCGGTGAAGCCGATGGCCGTCGTCGTCGAGTAGTCCGCGCCGATGCCCCGGCCCATCCCGAAGCTGACCAGGAACATCACGACGAAGTAGATCGTCAGCGGGACGGCGATCAGCACGACGTCGGCCGGCGACGCGACGATCGTCTCGCCCTGCGTGGCGAACATCACGATCACCGTGAACAGCAGCGCGACCAGCGTCAGCGGGTCGATCTTCGGAACGAACTGCTCGTCGTACCAGTCCTCCCCCTTGACGCGCGTCCCAACGTAGCGAGTCAGGAATCCGCCGGCGAAGGGGATCCCGAGGAAGACGACGATGGCCTCGAATACCTGTATCGGCGTGATATCGAACGTCGTGATCCCGGCGACGAGCGAGTCCATCCCCAGAAGCGGCGGGAGGAACAGGGCGAAGAACCAGACGTACACCCCGTAGGTGACGATCTGGAAGAGGCTGTTGAACGCGACGAGGCCGGTGACGTACTCCGTCGATCCCTCCGCCAGTTCGTTCCAGACCAGCACCATCGCGATGCAGCGGGCCATCCCGATGAACACGAGCCCCAGGAAGTACTCGGGACGCGCCGGCAAGCCGGGAACGAGGCCGCTGAAGAAGACGACGGCCAGCCCGAACATCAGCGTCGGGCCGATCAGCCAGTTCTGGACGAGACTCAGTCCGAGTACCCGCCAGTTGCTGAACACCGCCCGGAGCCGGGAGTAGTCCGCCTTCGCCAGTGGCGGGTACATCATCAGGATCAGCCCGATCTCCACGAGGTGCAGGTCCTGAATCGGCCGGGTCACCGACGGCGCGACGAAGCCGAGGCCGACGCCGATCGCCATCGCGCCGAAGATCCAGAGGGTGAGATACTTGTCGAGGAAGTCCATCGACCGCGGGTCCCCGCAGTCGGGACAGCCGCAGTCCGGGCCGTGCTCGCGAGC from Halomicrobium salinisoli includes these protein-coding regions:
- the arsB gene encoding ACR3 family arsenite efflux transporter; its protein translation is MSEVAREHGPDCGCPDCGDPRSMDFLDKYLTLWIFGAMAIGVGLGFVAPSVTRPIQDLHLVEIGLILMMYPPLAKADYSRLRAVFSNWRVLGLSLVQNWLIGPTLMFGLAVVFFSGLVPGLPARPEYFLGLVFIGMARCIAMVLVWNELAEGSTEYVTGLVAFNSLFQIVTYGVYVWFFALFLPPLLGMDSLVAGITTFDITPIQVFEAIVVFLGIPFAGGFLTRYVGTRVKGEDWYDEQFVPKIDPLTLVALLFTVIVMFATQGETIVASPADVVLIAVPLTIYFVVMFLVSFGMGRGIGADYSTTTAIGFTAASNNFELAIAVAVAVFGVGSGVAFATVVGPLIEVPVLLALVNVALYFQRRFDWGGDDATSPDVTATDVTTDD